Proteins found in one Oryza glaberrima chromosome 4, OglaRS2, whole genome shotgun sequence genomic segment:
- the LOC127770484 gene encoding uncharacterized protein LOC127770484 isoform X1, whose amino-acid sequence MASPQESNSLCLKRKLVDDCLSKECKSRRIKTEKGPSSDSSAKRCKCCCTRPNLASDCVNYLKSGVPSRVMFYKQGSWHNFPEQIMKSLIEEFRSNKSSVVAVMDDEPVLVDFLSMTLVNLKSRKQRSVAWFDDTGKCFYPSLFFDEEADEVAKVGGDFEGATQGIMLDKVANSPPEVVKQVVLESSPPVPQKPATADILRKKIASVERGSEGFLFAQDLFLSGMGPFATPNNILHIHRYSPNDITAQCRLQAFEKQMMSTKEERGDANVRYGWLGSRKNDIVRILINGFGNNGKPAEKAGLSAGVYLSPEDRAFSSVGLCDVDEKGVQYMLLCRLILGNMEAVMPGSQDSFPSSDIYDSGVDDCSNPKCYVMWPSHLSTHIRLEYLVSFRLSSKVRNYLLGLKGLWFHPSPKEVAVDISTLVPIMSGNAEGPTSPWISFRVLFAMIQENISSVARELLFHHYEELKENKITREEMVKQMIILVGEKLLLETLKRLHYCPSLWYKSAGKIASSDPARTAAEDRSLDQTGNCSLIVSVAHGDSHAPNAVAENSTSLCTKGCDTPATGMISKGYDSLAPKGVPETSTSVGPVHGASPSVEPKVRDSPIQTVLSGNIATDCAKRQDPLVSRVAPVAHNGLLRMPSGKSASLAAQVCNSVRPSTGPSGRASTEPNNASKSCGIFAPGIRPKGGESLVPSLALGNSKYAGIEGLNSAPRATPPGIRPKGGESLVHGLALGNSKCAGAEGINSAPRVTPLGIRPKGGESIAPSLALGNSKCAGAEGINSAPRVTPPGIRPKGGESIAPSLALGNSKCAGAEGLNSAPRVTPPGIRPKGGESFVPSLALGNSKCAGAEGLNSAPRVTPKDKEFLSLSISSQQSPVLNSGKGHDGTSGAARPVHAPGHGNPKALATEARGSLSLSIAPNVHDPPASSKEPKDDASPIAGMVSESQHSQAPNAVTKGYNAPTPIPKESKGQHLQSGVHSQSSGPDDASSSNVARAADTLVALSTLREKGR is encoded by the exons CTCTCATTGAAGAATTTAGAAGCAATAAATCTAGTGTTGTTGCTGTGATGGACGATGAGCCTGTTCTTGTTGATTTCTTGTCGATGACCCTGGTCAACCTAAAATCTAGAAAGCAGCGGTCTGTGGCATGGTTTGATGACACTGGGAAGTGCTTTTATCCTTCTCTATTCTTTGATGAGGAAGCTGATGAAGTGGCTAAAGTAGGCGGTGATTTTGAGGGCGCCACACAGGGAATAATGTTGGATAAGGTTGCAAATTCTCCACCAGAAGTGGTGAAGCAAGTTGTCCTTGAATCTAGTCCTCCAGTTCCACAGAAGCCTGCCACTGCAGACATATTACGCAAAAAGATCGCATCTGTGGAACGAGGCAGTGAAGGCTTTCTTTTTGCGCAGGACCTTTTCCTCTCTGGCATGGGTCCATTTGCAACGCCAAATAATATACTGCACATCCACCGCTACTCTCCGAATGATATCACTGCACAGTGTAGACTTCAAGcttttgaaaaacaaatgatGTCCACCAAGGAAGAACGTGGTGATGCAAATGTAAGGTATGGATGGCTGGGATCTAGGAAGAATGACATAGTTAGGATCCTAATTAATGGTTTTGGTAACAATGGAAAACCTGCTGAGAAGGCAGGCTTGAGTGCTGGTGTTTATCTTTCACCAGAAGACCGAGCATTTTCCAG TGTTGGTCTTTGTGATGTTGACGAAAAAGGAGTGCAATATATGTTGCTCTGCCGGTTGATTTTGGGGAACATGGAGGCTGTCATGCCTGGATCACAAGATTCTTTTCCAAGCAGTGACATATATGATTCTGGTGTTGATGATTGCTCAAATCCAAAGTGCTACGTCATGTGGCCATCTCATCTTAGCACCCATATTCGTTTAGAATATCTTGTTAGTTTCAGGCTTTCCTCGAAAGTTCGAA ATTATTTACTTGGTTTGAAGGGTTTATGGTTTCACCCATCACCAAAGGAAGTTGCGGTGGATATTTCTACTCTTGTACCT ATAATGAGTGGAAATGCTGAGGGACCAACTTCCCCTTGGATATCCTTCAGAGTTCTTTTTGCCATGATTCAAGAAAATATATCATCGGTAGCAAGGGAATTGCTCTTCCATCATTATGAAGAGCTGAAG GAAAACAAAATAACTCGTGAGGAGATGGTAAAGCAAATGATAATATTAGTTGGAGAGAAGTTGCTTTTGGAAACCTTGAAGAGGCTTCATTACTGT CCATCATTATGGTATAAATCTGCTGGCAAAATAGCATCTTCTGATCCTGCGAGGACAGCTGCAGAAGACAGGTCTTTGGATCAAACTGGGAATTGTTCATTAATTGTTAGTGTTGCGCATGGTGATTCTCATGCCCCAAATGCAGTAGCTGAAAACAGCACCAGTCTTTGCACCAAAGGATGTGATACTCCTGCAACAGGCATGATTTCCAAGGGCTATGATTCTCTGGCACCAAAAGGTGTGCCGGAAACTTCTACTTCTGTCGGCCCCGTACATGGGGCTTCTCCAAGTGTGGAACCCAAAGTGAGGGATTCTCCTATACAAACCGTTTTATCAGGAAACATTGCTACCGATTGTGCCAAAAGGCAAGATCCATTGGTATCAAGAGTGGCACCTGTAGCTCATAATGGCCTTTTAAGGATGCCATCTGGAAAATCAGCATCTCTCGCAGCGCAAGTTTGCAATTCTGTTAGACCAAGCACAGGACCTTCAGGTCGTGCTTCTACAGAACCAAATAATGCCTCTAAAAGTTGTGGGATTTTTGCTCCGGGTATCAGGCCAAAGGGTGGTGAATCTCTTGTTCCTAGTTTGGCATTAGGAAATTCCAAATATGCAGGTATAGAAGGTCTCAATTCTGCACCAAGAGCGACACCTCCGGGTATTAGGCCAAAGGGCGGTGAATCTCTTGTTCATGGTTTGGCATTGGGAAATTCCAAATGTGCAGGAGCAGAAGGTATCAATTCTGCACCAAGAGTGACTCCACTGGGTATCAGGCCAAAGGGCGGTGAATCTATTGCTCCTAGTTTGGCATTGGGAAATTCCAAATGTGCAGGTGCAGAAGGTATCAATTCTGCACCAAGAGTGACTCCTCCGGGTATCAGGCCAAAGGGCGGTGAATCTATTGCTCCTAGTTTGGCACTGGGGAATTCCAAATGTGCAGGTGCAGAAGGTCTCAATTCTGCACCAAGAGTGACACCTCCCGGTATCAGGCCAAAGGGCGGTGAATCTTTTGTTCCTAGTTTGGCATTGGGAAATTCCAAATGTGCAGGTGCAGAAGGTCTCAATTCTGCACCAAGAGTGACACCTAAAGACAAGGAGTTTCTTTCATTGAGTATTTCATCACAACAAAGCCCAGTTCTTAATTCAGGTAAAGGCCATGATGGGACATCAGGTGCCGCACGTCCAGTACATGCACCAG GGCATGGAAATCCTAAAGCTTTGGCTACTGAGGCCCGTGGTTCTCTATCTCTGAGTATTGCACCGAATGTCCATGACCCTCCAGCATCAAGTAAGGAGCCTAAGGACGATGCATCTCCAATAGCAGGCATGGTCTCAGAAAGCCAGCACTCTCAAGCACCTAATGCAGTCACCAAGGGGTATAATGCTCCCACACCCA TACCTAAGGAGTCAAAAGGCCAGCATTTACAGAGTGGAGTGCACAGTCAATCGTCTGGGCCAGACGATGCTAGCAGCAGCAATGTTGCTCGGGCAGCTGATACCCTCGTCGCCCTATCAACTCTTCGAGAGAAGGGCAGGTAG
- the LOC127770484 gene encoding uncharacterized protein LOC127770484 isoform X3 codes for MASPQESNSLCLKRKLVDDCLSKECKSRRIKTEKGPSSDSSAKRCKCCCTRPNLASDCVNYLKSGVPSRVMFYKQGSWHNFPEQIMKSLIEEFRSNKSSVVAVMDDEPVLVDFLSMTLVNLKSRKQRSVAWFDDTGKCFYPSLFFDEEADEVAKVGGDFEGATQGIMLDKVANSPPEVVKQVVLESSPPVPQKPATADILRKKIASVERGSEGFLFAQDLFLSGMGPFATPNNILHIHRYSPNDITAQCRLQAFEKQMMSTKEERGDANVRYGWLGSRKNDIVRILINGFGNNGKPAEKAGLSAGVYLSPEDRAFSSVGLCDVDEKGVQYMLLCRLILGNMEAVMPGSQDSFPSSDIYDSGVDDCSNPKCYVMWPSHLSTHIRLEYLVSFRLSSKVRNYLLGLKGLWFHPSPKEVAVDISTLVPIMSGNAEGPTSPWISFRVLFAMIQENISSVARELLFHHYEELKENKITREEMVKQMIILVGEKLLLETLKRLHYCPSLWYKSAGKIASSDPARTAAEDRSLDQTGNCSLIVSVAHGDSHAPNAVAENSTSLCTKGCDTPATGMISKGYDSLAPKGVPETSTSVGPVHGASPSVEPKVRDSPIQTVLSGNIATDCAKRQDPLVSRVAPVAHNGLLRMPSGKSASLAAQVCNSVRPSTGPSGRASTEPNNASKSCGIFAPGIRPKGGESLVPSLALGNSKYAGIEGLNSAPRATPPGIRPKGGESLVHGLALGNSKCAGAEGINSAPRVTPLGIRPKGGESIAPSLALGNSKCAGAEGINSAPRVTPPGIRPKGGESIAPSLALGNSKCAGAEGLNSAPRVTPPGIRPKGGESFVPSLALGNSKCAGAEGLNSAPRVTPKDKEFLSLSISSQQSPVLNSGKGHDGTSGAARPVHAPGHGNPKALATEARGSLSLSIAPNVHDPPASSKEPKDDASPIAGMVSESQHSQAPNAVTKGT; via the exons CTCTCATTGAAGAATTTAGAAGCAATAAATCTAGTGTTGTTGCTGTGATGGACGATGAGCCTGTTCTTGTTGATTTCTTGTCGATGACCCTGGTCAACCTAAAATCTAGAAAGCAGCGGTCTGTGGCATGGTTTGATGACACTGGGAAGTGCTTTTATCCTTCTCTATTCTTTGATGAGGAAGCTGATGAAGTGGCTAAAGTAGGCGGTGATTTTGAGGGCGCCACACAGGGAATAATGTTGGATAAGGTTGCAAATTCTCCACCAGAAGTGGTGAAGCAAGTTGTCCTTGAATCTAGTCCTCCAGTTCCACAGAAGCCTGCCACTGCAGACATATTACGCAAAAAGATCGCATCTGTGGAACGAGGCAGTGAAGGCTTTCTTTTTGCGCAGGACCTTTTCCTCTCTGGCATGGGTCCATTTGCAACGCCAAATAATATACTGCACATCCACCGCTACTCTCCGAATGATATCACTGCACAGTGTAGACTTCAAGcttttgaaaaacaaatgatGTCCACCAAGGAAGAACGTGGTGATGCAAATGTAAGGTATGGATGGCTGGGATCTAGGAAGAATGACATAGTTAGGATCCTAATTAATGGTTTTGGTAACAATGGAAAACCTGCTGAGAAGGCAGGCTTGAGTGCTGGTGTTTATCTTTCACCAGAAGACCGAGCATTTTCCAG TGTTGGTCTTTGTGATGTTGACGAAAAAGGAGTGCAATATATGTTGCTCTGCCGGTTGATTTTGGGGAACATGGAGGCTGTCATGCCTGGATCACAAGATTCTTTTCCAAGCAGTGACATATATGATTCTGGTGTTGATGATTGCTCAAATCCAAAGTGCTACGTCATGTGGCCATCTCATCTTAGCACCCATATTCGTTTAGAATATCTTGTTAGTTTCAGGCTTTCCTCGAAAGTTCGAA ATTATTTACTTGGTTTGAAGGGTTTATGGTTTCACCCATCACCAAAGGAAGTTGCGGTGGATATTTCTACTCTTGTACCT ATAATGAGTGGAAATGCTGAGGGACCAACTTCCCCTTGGATATCCTTCAGAGTTCTTTTTGCCATGATTCAAGAAAATATATCATCGGTAGCAAGGGAATTGCTCTTCCATCATTATGAAGAGCTGAAG GAAAACAAAATAACTCGTGAGGAGATGGTAAAGCAAATGATAATATTAGTTGGAGAGAAGTTGCTTTTGGAAACCTTGAAGAGGCTTCATTACTGT CCATCATTATGGTATAAATCTGCTGGCAAAATAGCATCTTCTGATCCTGCGAGGACAGCTGCAGAAGACAGGTCTTTGGATCAAACTGGGAATTGTTCATTAATTGTTAGTGTTGCGCATGGTGATTCTCATGCCCCAAATGCAGTAGCTGAAAACAGCACCAGTCTTTGCACCAAAGGATGTGATACTCCTGCAACAGGCATGATTTCCAAGGGCTATGATTCTCTGGCACCAAAAGGTGTGCCGGAAACTTCTACTTCTGTCGGCCCCGTACATGGGGCTTCTCCAAGTGTGGAACCCAAAGTGAGGGATTCTCCTATACAAACCGTTTTATCAGGAAACATTGCTACCGATTGTGCCAAAAGGCAAGATCCATTGGTATCAAGAGTGGCACCTGTAGCTCATAATGGCCTTTTAAGGATGCCATCTGGAAAATCAGCATCTCTCGCAGCGCAAGTTTGCAATTCTGTTAGACCAAGCACAGGACCTTCAGGTCGTGCTTCTACAGAACCAAATAATGCCTCTAAAAGTTGTGGGATTTTTGCTCCGGGTATCAGGCCAAAGGGTGGTGAATCTCTTGTTCCTAGTTTGGCATTAGGAAATTCCAAATATGCAGGTATAGAAGGTCTCAATTCTGCACCAAGAGCGACACCTCCGGGTATTAGGCCAAAGGGCGGTGAATCTCTTGTTCATGGTTTGGCATTGGGAAATTCCAAATGTGCAGGAGCAGAAGGTATCAATTCTGCACCAAGAGTGACTCCACTGGGTATCAGGCCAAAGGGCGGTGAATCTATTGCTCCTAGTTTGGCATTGGGAAATTCCAAATGTGCAGGTGCAGAAGGTATCAATTCTGCACCAAGAGTGACTCCTCCGGGTATCAGGCCAAAGGGCGGTGAATCTATTGCTCCTAGTTTGGCACTGGGGAATTCCAAATGTGCAGGTGCAGAAGGTCTCAATTCTGCACCAAGAGTGACACCTCCCGGTATCAGGCCAAAGGGCGGTGAATCTTTTGTTCCTAGTTTGGCATTGGGAAATTCCAAATGTGCAGGTGCAGAAGGTCTCAATTCTGCACCAAGAGTGACACCTAAAGACAAGGAGTTTCTTTCATTGAGTATTTCATCACAACAAAGCCCAGTTCTTAATTCAGGTAAAGGCCATGATGGGACATCAGGTGCCGCACGTCCAGTACATGCACCAG GGCATGGAAATCCTAAAGCTTTGGCTACTGAGGCCCGTGGTTCTCTATCTCTGAGTATTGCACCGAATGTCCATGACCCTCCAGCATCAAGTAAGGAGCCTAAGGACGATGCATCTCCAATAGCAGGCATGGTCTCAGAAAGCCAGCACTCTCAAGCACCTAATGCAGTCACCAAGGG TACCTAA
- the LOC127770484 gene encoding uncharacterized protein LOC127770484 isoform X2: MASPQESNSLCLKRKLVDDCLSKECKSRRIKTEKGPSSDSSAKRCKCCCTRPNLASDCVNYLKSGVPSRVMFYKQGSWHNFPEQIMKSLIEEFRSNKSSVVAVMDDEPVLVDFLSMTLVNLKSRKQRSVAWFDDTGKCFYPSLFFDEEADEVAKVGGDFEGATQGIMLDKVANSPPEVVKQVVLESSPPVPQKPATADILRKKIASVERGSEGFLFAQDLFLSGMGPFATPNNILHIHRYSPNDITAQCRLQAFEKQMMSTKEERGDANVRYGWLGSRKNDIVRILINGFGNNGKPAEKAGLSAGVYLSPEDRAFSSVGLCDVDEKGVQYMLLCRLILGNMEAVMPGSQDSFPSSDIYDSGVDDCSNPKCYVMWPSHLSTHIRLEYLVSFRLSSKVRNYLLGLKGLWFHPSPKEVAVDISTLVPIMSGNAEGPTSPWISFRVLFAMIQENISSVARELLFHHYEELKENKITREEMVKQMIILVGEKLLLETLKRLHYCPSLWYKSAGKIASSDPARTAAEDRSLDQTGNCSLIVSVAHGDSHAPNAVAENSTSLCTKGCDTPATGMISKGYDSLAPKGVPETSTSVGPVHGASPSVEPKVRDSPIQTVLSGNIATDCAKRQDPLVSRVAPVAHNGLLRMPSGKSASLAAQVCNSVRPSTGPSGRASTEPNNASKSCGIFAPGIRPKGGESLVPSLALGNSKYAGIEGLNSAPRATPPGIRPKGGESLVHGLALGNSKCAGAEGINSAPRVTPLGIRPKGGESIAPSLALGNSKCAGAEGINSAPRVTPPGIRPKGGESIAPSLALGNSKCAGAEGLNSAPRVTPPGIRPKGGESFVPSLALGNSKCAGAEGLNSAPRVTPKDKEFLSLSISSQQSPVLNSGHGNPKALATEARGSLSLSIAPNVHDPPASSKEPKDDASPIAGMVSESQHSQAPNAVTKGYNAPTPIPKESKGQHLQSGVHSQSSGPDDASSSNVARAADTLVALSTLREKGR, translated from the exons CTCTCATTGAAGAATTTAGAAGCAATAAATCTAGTGTTGTTGCTGTGATGGACGATGAGCCTGTTCTTGTTGATTTCTTGTCGATGACCCTGGTCAACCTAAAATCTAGAAAGCAGCGGTCTGTGGCATGGTTTGATGACACTGGGAAGTGCTTTTATCCTTCTCTATTCTTTGATGAGGAAGCTGATGAAGTGGCTAAAGTAGGCGGTGATTTTGAGGGCGCCACACAGGGAATAATGTTGGATAAGGTTGCAAATTCTCCACCAGAAGTGGTGAAGCAAGTTGTCCTTGAATCTAGTCCTCCAGTTCCACAGAAGCCTGCCACTGCAGACATATTACGCAAAAAGATCGCATCTGTGGAACGAGGCAGTGAAGGCTTTCTTTTTGCGCAGGACCTTTTCCTCTCTGGCATGGGTCCATTTGCAACGCCAAATAATATACTGCACATCCACCGCTACTCTCCGAATGATATCACTGCACAGTGTAGACTTCAAGcttttgaaaaacaaatgatGTCCACCAAGGAAGAACGTGGTGATGCAAATGTAAGGTATGGATGGCTGGGATCTAGGAAGAATGACATAGTTAGGATCCTAATTAATGGTTTTGGTAACAATGGAAAACCTGCTGAGAAGGCAGGCTTGAGTGCTGGTGTTTATCTTTCACCAGAAGACCGAGCATTTTCCAG TGTTGGTCTTTGTGATGTTGACGAAAAAGGAGTGCAATATATGTTGCTCTGCCGGTTGATTTTGGGGAACATGGAGGCTGTCATGCCTGGATCACAAGATTCTTTTCCAAGCAGTGACATATATGATTCTGGTGTTGATGATTGCTCAAATCCAAAGTGCTACGTCATGTGGCCATCTCATCTTAGCACCCATATTCGTTTAGAATATCTTGTTAGTTTCAGGCTTTCCTCGAAAGTTCGAA ATTATTTACTTGGTTTGAAGGGTTTATGGTTTCACCCATCACCAAAGGAAGTTGCGGTGGATATTTCTACTCTTGTACCT ATAATGAGTGGAAATGCTGAGGGACCAACTTCCCCTTGGATATCCTTCAGAGTTCTTTTTGCCATGATTCAAGAAAATATATCATCGGTAGCAAGGGAATTGCTCTTCCATCATTATGAAGAGCTGAAG GAAAACAAAATAACTCGTGAGGAGATGGTAAAGCAAATGATAATATTAGTTGGAGAGAAGTTGCTTTTGGAAACCTTGAAGAGGCTTCATTACTGT CCATCATTATGGTATAAATCTGCTGGCAAAATAGCATCTTCTGATCCTGCGAGGACAGCTGCAGAAGACAGGTCTTTGGATCAAACTGGGAATTGTTCATTAATTGTTAGTGTTGCGCATGGTGATTCTCATGCCCCAAATGCAGTAGCTGAAAACAGCACCAGTCTTTGCACCAAAGGATGTGATACTCCTGCAACAGGCATGATTTCCAAGGGCTATGATTCTCTGGCACCAAAAGGTGTGCCGGAAACTTCTACTTCTGTCGGCCCCGTACATGGGGCTTCTCCAAGTGTGGAACCCAAAGTGAGGGATTCTCCTATACAAACCGTTTTATCAGGAAACATTGCTACCGATTGTGCCAAAAGGCAAGATCCATTGGTATCAAGAGTGGCACCTGTAGCTCATAATGGCCTTTTAAGGATGCCATCTGGAAAATCAGCATCTCTCGCAGCGCAAGTTTGCAATTCTGTTAGACCAAGCACAGGACCTTCAGGTCGTGCTTCTACAGAACCAAATAATGCCTCTAAAAGTTGTGGGATTTTTGCTCCGGGTATCAGGCCAAAGGGTGGTGAATCTCTTGTTCCTAGTTTGGCATTAGGAAATTCCAAATATGCAGGTATAGAAGGTCTCAATTCTGCACCAAGAGCGACACCTCCGGGTATTAGGCCAAAGGGCGGTGAATCTCTTGTTCATGGTTTGGCATTGGGAAATTCCAAATGTGCAGGAGCAGAAGGTATCAATTCTGCACCAAGAGTGACTCCACTGGGTATCAGGCCAAAGGGCGGTGAATCTATTGCTCCTAGTTTGGCATTGGGAAATTCCAAATGTGCAGGTGCAGAAGGTATCAATTCTGCACCAAGAGTGACTCCTCCGGGTATCAGGCCAAAGGGCGGTGAATCTATTGCTCCTAGTTTGGCACTGGGGAATTCCAAATGTGCAGGTGCAGAAGGTCTCAATTCTGCACCAAGAGTGACACCTCCCGGTATCAGGCCAAAGGGCGGTGAATCTTTTGTTCCTAGTTTGGCATTGGGAAATTCCAAATGTGCAGGTGCAGAAGGTCTCAATTCTGCACCAAGAGTGACACCTAAAGACAAGGAGTTTCTTTCATTGAGTATTTCATCACAACAAAGCCCAGTTCTTAATTCAG GGCATGGAAATCCTAAAGCTTTGGCTACTGAGGCCCGTGGTTCTCTATCTCTGAGTATTGCACCGAATGTCCATGACCCTCCAGCATCAAGTAAGGAGCCTAAGGACGATGCATCTCCAATAGCAGGCATGGTCTCAGAAAGCCAGCACTCTCAAGCACCTAATGCAGTCACCAAGGGGTATAATGCTCCCACACCCA TACCTAAGGAGTCAAAAGGCCAGCATTTACAGAGTGGAGTGCACAGTCAATCGTCTGGGCCAGACGATGCTAGCAGCAGCAATGTTGCTCGGGCAGCTGATACCCTCGTCGCCCTATCAACTCTTCGAGAGAAGGGCAGGTAG